DNA sequence from the Rhodothermales bacterium genome:
TAGAGCACGCATTCGCGGACCGCATCGACCAGCCGGTCGAAGAACACCCTGCGCATGGCTTCGTCAGCCGGCTCCTGCCGGCCGTCGAAGATCCGGATGACCGGCGCGTCCAGTTTGGCGGCCACATCGATCCAGCGTTTCACATGGGCGATCTCGGCTTCGCGTTCGGCCGGCGTCGGCAGCGTGAAGTCGTTGCGGACGCCCGTGCCGCTGATGTCCAGCCCCAGCCTGAACGCGTGTTTCTTGATGTGAAACACGTACGCATCCTCGGGCGGCTCGGGGTAGCCGGTGAAGTAGTACCCGGTCGGGTCCACGGCGTCGAAGCCCAGTTCGGCGCAGGCCTCGATGGCCTGTTCGAGCGTCATGGCGCCGCCACGCAGCGGCTCGTTGAACGAGAACATGTTGCAACTGAGCTTCAGATGACCGGGCAGCGGTCTGCCGGCGTGAGCGGGTTGCAGCGGCTCGGCGTCGGTCGC
Encoded proteins:
- a CDS encoding sugar phosphate isomerase/epimerase family protein; translated protein: ATDAEPLQPAHAGRPLPGHLKLSCNMFSFNEPLRGGAMTLEQAIEACAELGFDAVDPTGYYFTGYPEPPEDAYVFHIKKHAFRLGLDISGTGVRNDFTLPTPAEREAEIAHVKRWIDVAAKLDAPVIRIFDGRQEPADEAMRRVFFDRLVDAVRECVLYGRERGVMIVYQPHNEFLKTSDDVVRLLDRVDSDWLGLNLDIGSLRVGDPYEEVARLARYAYTWQIKETVFRGASEERTDLSKIAAILQESAYRGYIPLETLGPGDPMPKLKRFVGEVRAAMF